A single region of the Vicia villosa cultivar HV-30 ecotype Madison, WI linkage group LG4, Vvil1.0, whole genome shotgun sequence genome encodes:
- the LOC131599916 gene encoding uncharacterized protein LOC131599916, with product MEVAIELDDDLFFANLSKEIALLIMDEDEDPLVSQPQNSLQAFSRAIHPPPQFDIFYEQALVRRESKGTGVFIPQATQPRRKNKKGRSNSYSKYPKQSQGTRMDSQVHNKNSLKQ from the exons atggaagtTGCTATTGAATTGGATGATGATTTATTTTTTGCAAATTTGAGCAAGGAAATTGCTCTCTTAATtatggatgaagatgaagatcctCTTGTTTCTCAACCTCAAAACTCTCTTCAG GCTTTTTCTAGAGCAATTCATCCTCCTCCACAGTTTGATATCTTCTATGAGCAAGCTTTGGTAAGAAGAGAAAGCAAAGGAACAGGAGTGTTTATTCCACAAGCAACACAGCCAAGAAGGAAGAACAAGAAAGGAAGATCTAATTCATACTCAAAATATCCAAAACAATCTCAAGGCACAAGAATGGATTCTCAAGTTCATAACAAGAATTCTTTGAAACAGTGA